From a single Bacillus gobiensis genomic region:
- the addA gene encoding helicase-exonuclease AddAB subunit AddA produces the protein MRKPEGSQWTDDQWKAIVSSGQDTLVAAAAGSGKTAVLVERMITKMISRNNPVDVDRLLVVTFTNASAAEMKNRIAEALEKELKKAPSSLHLRRQLSLINRASISTLHSFCLQVLRKYYYLIDLDPGFRIADQTEGELVGDEVLEDVFEEEYAAADPGFFDLVDRYTGDRTDVDLQLLVKKLYEFSRSHPDPNGWLDRLVDLYNADQDGKVENMPFYRVIQEDIQMVLKGCRQELLRALEIASQPGGPSPRAENFRDDLAQVEELLTYSGDFCALFDRVQKVTFKRAKPCKGDDFLPELLEEATNIRNQVKKQIDKVKKDYFTRAPDLQVKDLNEMKPVIHRLVELVKTYSERFESAKKEKGLVDFSDLEHLCLAILTETDQTGKKFPSAAARFYREQFEEVLVDEYQDTNLVQEAILSLVSNEEEAAGNLFMVGDVKQSIYRFRLAEPFLFLSKYKRFTVAGKTSGMKIDLNQNFRSRKEVLSSTNFLFKQLMGEKVGEIEYDIDAELKEGAHYPELEGCETELLLIDRSNGGEENEDQESFETVQLEARAMAKKIRELIDERFQIYDRKRNMTRNIEYRDVVILLRSMPWAPAIMDEFKQQGIPVYANLSSGYFDATEIAIMMSVLTVIDNPYQDIPLASVLRSPVVSLDENELARIRIHLKKEPFYSAVKEFLEAVPADDSTFKKLDSFYRLLQKWRDFSKNHSVAELIWEIFRDTNYLDYVGGMPGGKQRQANLRALYERAKQYEATSFRGLFRFLRFIERMQDRGDDLGTARAISEQEDVVRLMTIHSSKGLEFPVVFVAGINRNFNMMDLNQPYLLDKELGFGSKFIHPKYRVSYPTLALTAMKKKMRREMLSEELRVLYVALTRAKEKLYLIGTCKDQEKSVSMWMRSANHKDWLLPDFERYQAKSYLDFIGPALIRHRDAACFHHIMNVTNEEIYRHSSRFSINVIPSSELQAAEFSLNEETNITFLSSIQEGQPVDAGFDFKEETKERLQWTYPQEAFTTIRTKQTVSEIKRQKEFEDEYGERILFPQTKEMLFQRPSFMMKKGLNAAEKGTAMHTVMQHIPLDSAPDEKQLKELTRLLVEKEHLTEEQCSVIQFEEILSFFSTEIAKRLLGSNWVKREVPFSMSLPAADHSDEIVLVQGVIDCLFETEEGLFLLDYKTDRIYGKYKEGFKTAEPILTKRYETQIELYSKAVEQITKRKLSGQALYFFDGGHVIWY, from the coding sequence ATGAGGAAGCCTGAAGGAAGCCAGTGGACAGACGATCAATGGAAGGCGATTGTATCCAGCGGCCAGGACACATTGGTAGCGGCAGCAGCAGGCTCGGGAAAGACGGCGGTTCTCGTTGAACGGATGATTACCAAGATGATTTCACGTAACAACCCGGTCGATGTTGACAGGCTGCTGGTGGTTACATTTACAAATGCGTCAGCTGCGGAAATGAAAAATAGAATAGCTGAAGCACTGGAAAAAGAGCTGAAGAAGGCTCCCAGCTCACTTCACTTAAGACGGCAGCTTTCGCTGATTAATCGTGCCAGTATCTCTACACTTCATTCGTTTTGCCTGCAGGTTTTGCGCAAATATTATTATTTAATAGATTTGGACCCCGGCTTTCGAATTGCTGATCAAACCGAGGGAGAGCTGGTTGGCGACGAAGTGCTGGAAGACGTATTTGAAGAAGAGTATGCAGCTGCCGATCCAGGTTTTTTTGACCTTGTAGACCGGTACACCGGGGATAGAACGGATGTCGATCTGCAGCTGTTGGTAAAAAAGCTCTATGAATTTTCCAGGTCTCATCCTGACCCGAATGGATGGCTCGATCGTCTCGTTGATCTGTATAACGCGGATCAAGATGGCAAGGTTGAAAACATGCCGTTTTATAGGGTGATACAGGAGGATATTCAAATGGTTTTAAAGGGCTGCCGTCAGGAGCTGCTTCGTGCCTTGGAAATCGCTTCGCAGCCAGGCGGACCTTCTCCGCGTGCAGAAAATTTCCGCGATGATCTCGCTCAAGTGGAGGAACTTCTAACGTACAGCGGCGATTTTTGTGCGCTTTTTGACCGAGTTCAGAAGGTCACTTTTAAAAGGGCAAAGCCTTGTAAGGGAGACGACTTTCTTCCCGAACTGCTGGAAGAAGCTACGAATATCCGAAATCAAGTAAAAAAACAAATTGATAAAGTGAAAAAAGATTATTTCACGCGTGCTCCGGATCTGCAGGTAAAGGATTTAAATGAAATGAAGCCTGTGATTCATAGACTTGTCGAGCTTGTAAAAACGTATAGTGAGAGATTTGAATCCGCAAAAAAAGAAAAAGGGTTAGTCGATTTTTCAGATTTGGAGCATTTGTGTCTTGCCATTTTAACAGAAACAGATCAAACGGGTAAAAAATTTCCAAGTGCAGCGGCGAGATTCTATCGTGAACAGTTTGAGGAAGTGCTGGTCGATGAATATCAGGACACGAACCTTGTACAGGAAGCCATTTTATCGCTTGTTTCAAATGAGGAAGAAGCTGCAGGCAACCTTTTCATGGTCGGAGATGTGAAACAGTCGATTTATAGATTCAGGCTGGCTGAGCCTTTTTTGTTTTTATCGAAATATAAACGGTTTACGGTTGCGGGTAAAACTTCTGGAATGAAAATTGATCTTAACCAAAACTTCAGGAGCAGAAAGGAAGTGCTCTCTAGCACAAACTTTCTCTTCAAGCAGTTGATGGGCGAAAAGGTTGGGGAAATCGAGTATGACATCGATGCCGAACTTAAGGAAGGTGCCCATTATCCGGAACTGGAAGGCTGTGAAACCGAGCTCCTATTAATCGACCGCTCCAACGGTGGAGAAGAAAATGAGGATCAGGAGAGTTTTGAGACGGTTCAGCTTGAAGCTAGGGCAATGGCGAAAAAGATACGCGAGCTTATTGATGAGCGATTTCAAATTTATGATCGAAAACGAAATATGACGAGAAACATCGAGTATCGTGATGTCGTCATCCTGCTCAGGTCGATGCCGTGGGCACCGGCGATTATGGACGAGTTCAAGCAGCAGGGGATTCCTGTTTACGCCAATTTAAGTTCGGGATATTTTGATGCGACGGAAATTGCGATAATGATGTCCGTTCTAACTGTGATCGATAATCCGTATCAGGACATTCCCTTAGCCTCTGTGTTAAGATCCCCTGTCGTTTCACTTGATGAAAATGAACTTGCCCGAATTAGGATACATCTAAAGAAAGAGCCATTTTATTCTGCAGTCAAGGAATTTTTAGAGGCTGTGCCTGCCGATGATTCGACCTTTAAAAAACTTGACTCTTTTTACAGACTTCTGCAAAAATGGCGGGATTTCTCAAAAAATCATTCGGTTGCCGAGCTGATATGGGAGATTTTCAGGGATACGAACTACTTGGACTACGTAGGAGGAATGCCGGGCGGCAAGCAAAGGCAGGCAAACTTAAGAGCTTTATATGAGCGGGCAAAGCAATATGAAGCGACTTCGTTTCGCGGCTTGTTTCGATTCTTGAGGTTTATCGAACGAATGCAGGATCGCGGAGATGATCTTGGAACGGCGAGAGCCATTAGTGAACAGGAGGATGTCGTCAGGCTGATGACGATTCATTCGAGTAAAGGCTTAGAATTTCCTGTCGTTTTTGTTGCAGGGATCAACAGGAACTTTAATATGATGGATTTAAATCAGCCATACCTGCTGGATAAAGAGCTTGGATTCGGCTCGAAATTTATCCATCCAAAATATCGTGTCAGCTACCCGACTCTCGCGTTAACCGCAATGAAGAAAAAAATGCGCAGAGAAATGCTCTCTGAGGAATTACGCGTCTTATACGTAGCACTGACACGGGCCAAGGAAAAATTATATTTGATTGGTACGTGTAAAGATCAAGAGAAATCTGTAAGCATGTGGATGCGATCTGCGAATCATAAGGATTGGCTGCTGCCCGATTTTGAGCGCTACCAAGCCAAGAGCTATCTGGATTTTATCGGTCCGGCGCTTATTCGCCATCGGGACGCTGCATGTTTTCATCATATAATGAATGTTACAAACGAAGAGATCTATCGGCACTCATCACGTTTTTCAATCAACGTCATACCGTCTTCGGAGCTCCAAGCCGCCGAATTTTCTCTTAATGAAGAAACAAATATAACGTTTTTGTCTTCCATTCAGGAGGGACAGCCGGTTGATGCCGGTTTTGACTTTAAAGAAGAAACGAAAGAAAGGCTCCAGTGGACGTATCCTCAAGAAGCATTCACGACGATCCGTACGAAACAAACTGTTTCAGAGATTAAAAGACAGAAAGAATTCGAGGATGAATATGGGGAACGGATTCTATTTCCGCAGACGAAAGAAATGCTGTTTCAACGACCGTCATTCATGATGAAAAAAGGTTTGAATGCTGCGGAAAAAGGAACAGCAATGCACACTGTTATGCAGCATATTCCGCTCGATTCCGCACCTGATGAAAAGCAATTGAAAGAACTTACTCGCTTGCTCGTTGAAAAAGAGCATTTGACAGAGGAACAGTGCTCCGTTATCCAATTCGAAGAGATTCTGAGCTTTTTTTCTACTGAAATTGCCAAGAGATTGCTGGGATCCAATTGGGTCAAGCGTGAGGTGCCTTTCAGTATGTCATTGCCTGCTGCGGATCACAGTGACGAAATCGTCCTTGTTCAAGGAGTGATTGACTGCCTATTTGAAACAGAGGAAGGGCTGTTTTTGCTCGATTATAAAACAGACCGGATATATGGCAAGTATAAAGAAGGATTCAAAACAGCAGAGCCGATTCTTACCAAACGATACGAAACGCAAATTGAGCTTTATTCAAAGGCGGTCGAGCAAATTACTAAGAGAAAGCTTTCTGGACAAGCTTTGTACTTTTTTGACGGCGGCCATGTCATCTGGTACTAA
- the sbcD gene encoding exonuclease subunit SbcD — protein sequence MRILHTADWHLGKTLEGRSRLPEQEAFLDELKQIVNEEKIDAVIMAGDAFDTVNPPSSAEKLFYESLSSLADKGRRPVVVIAGNHDHPDRLQAASPLTDGQPIYLAGFPTTGVIDIPIKQSGEVLAVSPLAYPSEARLNEVLADDFDEALLRDHYNEKIKQAYHEISKSFKKEAVNIAVSHLYVAGGSQSDSERPIEVGGAYTVAAESLPAAADYVALGHLHRPQTIKRASTLARYSGSPLAYSFSEAGYAKSVTIIDAKAGEKAAFKEIFLSSGKPLVKWQAREGLNQVYSWIEEGKDKNAWIDLEVYASDQLSIEEIHRLRKLNPGFIHIRPIYEERATSRDSIHTKQLPIDEMFVKFYERQTGGALPDDEMIKLFLELSSGQEGNLE from the coding sequence GTGAGAATATTGCACACCGCTGATTGGCATCTTGGCAAAACGCTTGAAGGCAGGAGCCGGCTGCCGGAACAGGAAGCGTTTTTAGATGAACTGAAACAAATTGTAAATGAAGAAAAAATTGATGCAGTGATCATGGCAGGTGATGCGTTTGATACGGTTAATCCTCCATCTTCAGCAGAAAAGCTTTTTTATGAGAGCTTGTCATCTTTAGCTGACAAAGGAAGGAGGCCTGTTGTCGTCATCGCGGGAAATCATGATCATCCCGACCGGCTTCAAGCTGCATCTCCTTTAACCGACGGGCAGCCTATTTATTTGGCGGGCTTCCCGACAACAGGCGTGATAGATATTCCGATCAAGCAATCAGGAGAGGTTCTTGCTGTCTCGCCGCTTGCCTATCCATCAGAGGCCAGGCTGAATGAAGTCCTGGCTGACGATTTCGATGAAGCTTTGCTTCGGGACCATTACAATGAAAAAATCAAACAGGCTTATCACGAAATTTCCAAATCATTTAAGAAAGAAGCTGTAAATATTGCCGTCAGCCACTTGTATGTAGCCGGAGGAAGCCAGTCCGATTCCGAGCGTCCGATAGAAGTCGGAGGTGCTTATACTGTCGCAGCAGAAAGCCTTCCAGCAGCCGCTGACTACGTTGCACTAGGACACCTGCATCGACCGCAAACGATTAAACGGGCGAGTACACTGGCGCGGTATTCAGGCTCACCCCTTGCGTATAGCTTTTCAGAGGCGGGCTACGCAAAATCGGTGACAATTATTGATGCAAAGGCTGGTGAAAAAGCAGCTTTCAAGGAAATTTTCTTATCGAGCGGAAAACCGCTTGTGAAGTGGCAGGCACGGGAAGGGCTGAACCAGGTATACAGCTGGATTGAGGAAGGGAAAGACAAAAACGCGTGGATTGACCTTGAAGTTTATGCTTCAGATCAACTCTCCATAGAAGAAATTCATCGCTTGAGAAAGCTGAACCCCGGCTTTATTCATATTAGGCCGATTTATGAGGAACGCGCAACTTCTCGTGATTCAATACATACGAAGCAGCTGCCGATTGATGAGATGTTCGTTAAATTTTATGAACGGCAAACAGGCGGAGCTCTTCCCGATGATGAAATGATCAAGCTCTTTTTGGAGCTATCTTCAGGACAGGAGGGCAATCTGGAATGA
- the addB gene encoding helicase-exonuclease AddAB subunit AddB, with product MKVEFLVGRSGSGKTTAILNSIRDQLREDPLGKPIIFLVPDQMTFLMEYELAKTEELGGMIRAQVYSFSRLAWRILQQEGGMGRQFLGTTGVQMLLRKLIEEHKHEFKVYQKASDKSGFIKQAAAMITEFKQYALSPADLRQVMEGSSNSHFGEERVLADKLHDLYLLYQKLETTLEGHYLDSEDYLNLLSEKIPYSEEIKQAHVYVDGFHQFTAQEYRILEQLMIYSEGVTISLTADRPFTQHLPYELHLFRMTGKTFHKLYQKAKELNVEPEIVPFSETKRQLASPELAHLEKTFEARPTIPYGDAADGLTILEASNKRTEIEGIAREIHSLVRKGEYRYKDISILTRNTADYKETIQEVFKDYGLPFFIDGKEPMQNHPLIELLRSTMDMITGNWRYEAVFRCVKTELLYPLKGNKQKIREQIDQLENYCISYGIKGDQWTNNKRFQYRRYSSLDDQFPLTDQEVEMETMLNELREWISAPVYSLQKRLKKAKSVREMGVAFYTYLEEIQIPEKLDLLRQEAEDKGQVIEARQHDQVWNAVVQMLEEFVEMMGDTNISIQLFQQMIETGVESLSYALVPPALDQIFIGNMDISRMYGTKCTFIIGANDGVLPANPSDDSVLSEDDRDWLVRNGIELSPSGRERLLDENFLIYLAMASASSKLYLSYPIADAEGKAMLPSPVIKRVEEWFPLHQKKLLINEPEQYSDEAQLDFIVNKHVALSYLASQLRLWKSKYPISDVWWSTYNFLMNEPEKLFTKRILSSLFYKNEVRKLEKQVSQDLYGETLQGSVSRMERFNSCAFSHFASHGLGLKDRQFYKLEAPDIGQLFHSALKLISDRLHELRINWSDVTKKESATLSHEAVNHLAPRLQKEILLSSSRYQYMKEKLEKIIARVVSILSEHAKASGFAPAGLELDFGKKGPLPPMRFQLKSGQTMELTGRIDRIDQAENNGRLLLRIVDYKSSSRGLDLSEVYYGIALQMLTYLDMSVTYSKEWLGTEAVPAGVLYFHIHDPLIQSDVPLGFDEIEKAIYKQFKMKGYLLDDRDAIRLMDQSLTEGRSEIVQAGFKKDGSLRSDSTVVNEEQFRNLRRHIRKTFQTAGEEIMDGKIAIEPYKIKDKMPCTYCSYRSVCQFDESLEENQYRLLASEKDDVILEKLKMEDQEDEEA from the coding sequence TTGAAAGTAGAGTTTTTAGTAGGCCGATCGGGGAGTGGGAAAACGACCGCCATCTTAAACAGCATAAGGGATCAACTTCGAGAAGACCCCCTTGGTAAGCCAATCATTTTTTTAGTCCCGGATCAAATGACATTTTTAATGGAATATGAGCTTGCTAAAACAGAAGAGCTTGGCGGGATGATCAGAGCACAAGTTTACAGCTTTTCAAGGCTTGCTTGGAGAATTCTCCAGCAGGAAGGCGGCATGGGCAGGCAATTTTTAGGCACAACAGGTGTACAAATGCTGCTCAGAAAGCTGATCGAAGAGCATAAGCATGAATTTAAGGTCTATCAAAAAGCAAGTGATAAATCAGGATTTATTAAACAAGCTGCGGCAATGATTACAGAATTTAAGCAGTATGCGCTTTCTCCTGCCGATCTGCGTCAGGTGATGGAAGGAAGCAGCAATTCTCATTTTGGAGAGGAACGGGTTCTCGCAGATAAGCTTCATGACCTCTATCTGCTCTATCAAAAGCTGGAAACTACTCTTGAAGGGCATTATTTGGATTCGGAGGATTATTTAAATTTACTGTCAGAAAAAATACCTTATTCGGAAGAAATAAAACAGGCTCATGTGTACGTGGATGGGTTTCATCAATTTACAGCCCAAGAGTACCGCATTCTTGAGCAGCTGATGATCTACAGTGAAGGGGTAACAATCAGCTTGACAGCAGATCGTCCATTTACCCAGCACCTTCCCTATGAGCTGCACTTGTTTCGCATGACGGGAAAAACCTTTCACAAACTGTATCAAAAGGCGAAGGAACTGAATGTTGAACCGGAGATTGTTCCGTTTTCAGAAACGAAAAGGCAACTTGCAAGTCCGGAGCTTGCCCATTTGGAAAAGACATTCGAAGCTCGACCGACGATCCCTTATGGTGACGCGGCTGATGGCCTTACAATTCTAGAGGCTTCCAACAAACGGACGGAAATCGAAGGAATCGCGCGTGAAATTCATTCCCTTGTGAGAAAAGGAGAATACCGTTATAAAGATATTTCGATTTTGACAAGAAATACTGCGGATTACAAAGAAACGATCCAAGAGGTATTCAAAGATTACGGGCTTCCCTTTTTCATAGATGGAAAAGAACCAATGCAAAATCACCCTCTAATTGAGCTTCTGCGCTCAACAATGGATATGATTACAGGGAATTGGAGGTACGAGGCTGTTTTCAGATGCGTTAAAACTGAGCTTCTCTATCCTTTGAAAGGAAACAAACAGAAAATTAGAGAGCAAATTGATCAATTGGAGAATTACTGTATTTCTTATGGAATCAAAGGGGACCAATGGACAAACAATAAACGATTTCAATATCGCCGCTATTCATCTCTGGATGACCAATTTCCTTTAACCGACCAGGAAGTGGAGATGGAGACCATGCTGAATGAGTTGAGGGAATGGATTTCAGCTCCAGTATACTCTTTGCAGAAGCGCCTGAAGAAAGCAAAATCCGTCAGAGAGATGGGTGTTGCGTTTTATACGTATTTAGAAGAGATTCAAATCCCGGAAAAGCTTGATTTGCTAAGGCAGGAAGCAGAGGATAAAGGACAGGTCATTGAAGCGAGACAGCACGATCAGGTTTGGAATGCGGTTGTTCAAATGCTGGAAGAGTTTGTTGAAATGATGGGTGATACGAACATCTCGATCCAGCTCTTTCAGCAGATGATTGAAACCGGTGTGGAGTCGTTAAGCTACGCGCTTGTCCCGCCTGCTCTCGATCAAATATTTATCGGAAATATGGATATATCAAGAATGTACGGTACGAAATGTACGTTTATCATAGGGGCAAATGACGGCGTACTTCCAGCTAATCCTTCAGACGACAGTGTACTTTCTGAGGACGATAGGGATTGGCTCGTAAGAAACGGCATCGAGCTCTCACCATCGGGAAGAGAGCGCCTGCTGGATGAAAATTTTCTTATTTATTTGGCGATGGCAAGCGCGTCTTCAAAACTATATCTTTCCTATCCGATCGCAGATGCTGAGGGGAAGGCGATGCTTCCGTCTCCTGTTATAAAAAGAGTGGAAGAATGGTTTCCTTTGCATCAAAAAAAGCTGCTCATTAACGAGCCCGAACAGTATTCAGATGAGGCACAGCTTGATTTTATCGTAAATAAGCATGTTGCATTGTCGTATTTGGCATCGCAGCTGCGGCTTTGGAAAAGCAAATATCCTATCAGCGATGTCTGGTGGAGTACGTACAATTTTCTTATGAATGAGCCGGAAAAGCTGTTTACAAAAAGGATTTTGTCCAGCCTTTTTTATAAAAATGAAGTTCGCAAGCTGGAAAAGCAGGTGAGCCAGGATTTATACGGGGAGACATTACAAGGCAGCGTATCACGAATGGAACGATTTAATTCATGCGCATTTTCCCATTTTGCCTCGCACGGACTCGGTTTGAAGGACAGACAGTTTTATAAGCTTGAGGCGCCTGATATCGGCCAGCTCTTTCATTCAGCGTTAAAGCTGATTTCGGACCGGTTGCACGAGCTCCGGATCAATTGGAGTGATGTGACAAAAAAAGAGAGCGCCACTTTGTCTCATGAAGCAGTGAATCACCTTGCTCCACGTCTGCAAAAAGAGATTTTGCTGAGCAGCAGCCGCTATCAGTATATGAAAGAGAAACTCGAAAAAATTATCGCAAGGGTAGTCAGCATCTTAAGTGAGCACGCCAAAGCCAGCGGGTTCGCTCCGGCAGGTCTCGAGCTTGATTTTGGAAAAAAAGGACCGCTTCCTCCGATGCGTTTTCAGCTGAAAAGCGGCCAAACGATGGAACTAACCGGAAGAATTGACCGAATCGATCAAGCTGAAAACAATGGACGCCTTCTCCTTCGAATTGTTGATTATAAGTCAAGCAGCAGAGGCCTCGATCTATCTGAGGTGTATTATGGAATTGCTTTGCAAATGCTGACCTATCTAGATATGTCAGTCACGTATTCCAAGGAATGGCTCGGGACTGAGGCTGTACCTGCGGGAGTGCTTTATTTTCATATTCATGATCCTTTAATCCAATCGGATGTTCCGCTTGGGTTTGATGAAATTGAAAAAGCAATCTATAAGCAATTCAAGATGAAGGGGTATCTTCTAGACGACCGCGATGCAATTCGGCTCATGGATCAATCGTTAACGGAAGGGCGTTCAGAAATCGTTCAAGCCGGTTTTAAAAAAGATGGAAGCCTTCGATCAGATTCAACTGTGGTCAATGAAGAACAGTTTCGCAATTTAAGGCGTCATATCCGAAAAACGTTCCAAACAGCCGGTGAGGAAATCATGGATGGAAAGATCGCGATTGAGCCGTATAAAATAAAAGATAAAATGCCTTGTACATATTGTTCCTATCGATCGGTTTGCCAATTCGATGAATCGTTGGAGGAAAATCAGTACAGGCTGTTAGCTTCTGAAAAAGATGATGTTATTCTAGAAAAGCTGAAAATGGAGGATCAAGAAGATGAGGAAGCCTGA